One region of Syntrophobacter fumaroxidans MPOB genomic DNA includes:
- a CDS encoding class I SAM-dependent methyltransferase: MDELDTLMDLIRQKYEVEVVPLKIGDRTLRLLQLTDFEAYIERLVDSGGVGIMDLPFWAKVWDSSFLLAWFLGKQPVVPGRRLLEIGAGMGVVGLYAALCGHRVTLSDINEDALLFARANARLNGLTEMKILKLDWNDPSPFEPYDIVFGSEVIYDRKSYPLLVRFLRRAVAPDGMIFLAKNQGLHAPRFFEELTRYFEFKEKVQEVRSCGEAEKICLYAIRRKRSVPEESGVDSAACADGGGT, translated from the coding sequence GTGGACGAGCTGGACACATTGATGGATCTCATCCGGCAGAAGTATGAAGTCGAGGTGGTGCCCCTCAAGATCGGGGACAGAACCCTTCGACTCCTGCAATTGACGGATTTCGAAGCATACATCGAAAGACTGGTGGATTCGGGCGGCGTGGGCATCATGGATCTGCCCTTCTGGGCCAAGGTCTGGGATTCGAGTTTTCTGCTCGCCTGGTTTCTCGGCAAGCAGCCCGTGGTGCCCGGTCGGCGGCTGCTCGAGATAGGAGCGGGCATGGGAGTGGTCGGTCTCTATGCAGCTCTTTGCGGACACCGGGTCACTCTCAGCGACATCAACGAAGACGCGCTTCTTTTTGCCAGGGCCAATGCCCGGCTGAACGGGCTGACGGAAATGAAGATCCTGAAGCTCGACTGGAACGATCCCTCTCCTTTCGAGCCCTACGATATCGTTTTCGGGTCCGAAGTGATCTACGACCGGAAGTCGTATCCTCTGCTGGTCCGGTTCCTGCGCAGGGCCGTCGCACCCGACGGGATGATCTTTCTGGCAAAGAACCAGGGATTGCATGCTCCGAGGTTTTTCGAAGAGCTGACCAGGTACTTCGAGTTCAAGGAGAAAGTGCAGGAGGTTCGAAGCTGCGGAGAAGCTGAGAAGATATGTCTCTATGCCATACGCCGCAAGCGGAGTGTCCCCGAGGAATCCGGGGTGGATTCCGCTGCGTGCGCGGACGGGGGCGGAACCTGA
- a CDS encoding alpha/beta hydrolase: protein MSPVSRVMIPVGAGALACEIHLPDKLPSPAVVCCHGLLSSKDSTKYLSIAEELRAVGIAAVRFDFSGAGECTAPLGPNLLESWLRDLDAVLGYVRARTWMAGPLGLLGSSMGGYVSLLMRDSGRHPVNALVCWSTPFRLERIRAALEDGDELAHVFPAGFKLGHPQTLASLGPIPGILVIHGQEDDLVHWEQATDIYRRLGEPRNLVLLRTAEHRILDPEWRRLALRLSVDWFRERFST, encoded by the coding sequence ATGAGCCCGGTGAGCCGTGTCATGATCCCGGTGGGAGCCGGCGCCCTGGCCTGTGAAATTCATCTGCCGGACAAGCTGCCTTCTCCCGCGGTGGTGTGTTGCCACGGGCTGTTGAGCTCCAAGGACAGCACCAAGTACCTCTCCATTGCCGAGGAACTCAGGGCGGTGGGCATTGCGGCCGTTCGTTTCGATTTTTCCGGGGCCGGCGAATGCACCGCGCCGCTCGGTCCCAACCTGTTGGAGTCGTGGTTGAGGGACCTGGACGCGGTCCTGGGGTATGTAAGAGCCCGGACCTGGATGGCCGGTCCCCTGGGACTGCTCGGCTCCAGCATGGGAGGGTACGTCTCCCTGCTCATGAGGGATTCCGGCAGGCATCCCGTCAACGCGCTGGTCTGCTGGTCGACGCCCTTCCGACTGGAAAGAATCAGGGCCGCTCTCGAAGACGGTGATGAGCTGGCGCACGTTTTCCCCGCGGGATTCAAGCTCGGACACCCGCAAACGCTCGCATCGCTGGGGCCGATTCCGGGGATACTGGTGATTCACGGACAGGAGGATGACCTGGTCCACTGGGAGCAGGCAACGGACATCTATCGACGCCTGGGAGAACCCAGGAACCTGGTGCTCCTGAGAACGGCCGAACACCGCATCCTCGATCCCGAATGGCGGCGGCTCGCCCTGAGACTGAGCGTCGATTGGTTTCGGGAGCGCTTTTCGACCTGA
- a CDS encoding DedA family protein yields the protein MLTEMVSNFAIRCLETTGYLGAAFLMALESMIAPIPSEAVMPFVGFLVADGKWNLWIAVLATSAGSIIGSLASYLMGYHGGKPLVLKVGKYLLLDAHDLERTESFFNRRSGTLTIFVSRFVPVVRHLISIPAGTGKMPLGRFLIATLIGATLWNSFLLGCGMVLREHWSVVQTYSHQVDIVVVLALLAGAAWFVRARIGARSRKAMASSSEGE from the coding sequence TTGCTGACGGAAATGGTTTCGAATTTCGCGATCCGGTGCCTTGAAACCACCGGGTACCTTGGTGCCGCCTTTCTCATGGCGCTGGAGAGCATGATCGCCCCCATCCCGAGCGAGGCGGTCATGCCTTTCGTGGGGTTCCTGGTGGCCGACGGGAAATGGAATCTCTGGATTGCCGTACTCGCCACCAGCGCCGGTTCCATCATCGGCTCCCTTGCCTCTTACCTGATGGGCTATCATGGAGGCAAGCCATTGGTGCTCAAGGTCGGGAAATACCTGCTGCTCGATGCGCACGACCTGGAGAGGACGGAGTCGTTTTTCAACCGGCGGAGCGGCACTCTGACCATTTTTGTCAGCCGGTTCGTTCCCGTCGTGAGGCACCTGATTTCGATTCCCGCAGGGACCGGCAAAATGCCGCTGGGTCGCTTCCTGATCGCCACCCTCATCGGCGCGACCCTGTGGAACTCCTTTCTGCTGGGTTGCGGCATGGTCCTCCGCGAACACTGGTCCGTCGTGCAGACTTATTCGCACCAGGTGGATATCGTGGTGGTTCTTGCGCTGCTGGCAGGCGCCGCGTGGTTTGTCAGGGCAAGAATCGGCGCCAGGAGCCGGAAGGCGATGGCGTCTTCCTCGGAGGGGGAATAG
- the mce gene encoding methylmalonyl-CoA epimerase has translation MKVLKLDHIGIAVNSIEECKKLYADILGLLHAGSETVAEQKVTTAFFPVGDTEIELLESTAPDGPIAKYLEKKGEGVQHLAFRVDNIEAALAELKAKGIKLIDEVPRRGAGGAKIAFLHPKSTFGVLVEISQRD, from the coding sequence ATGAAGGTTCTCAAACTGGATCATATCGGTATCGCGGTGAACAGCATCGAAGAATGCAAGAAGCTCTATGCGGACATCCTCGGGCTGCTCCATGCCGGCAGTGAGACCGTCGCCGAGCAGAAAGTGACCACGGCGTTCTTCCCGGTGGGTGACACCGAGATCGAGCTCCTCGAATCCACCGCCCCCGACGGCCCCATCGCCAAATATCTCGAGAAGAAGGGCGAGGGCGTTCAGCACCTCGCTTTCCGTGTGGACAACATCGAGGCGGCCCTGGCCGAGCTCAAGGCCAAAGGCATCAAGCTGATCGATGAAGTGCCGCGGCGCGGCGCCGGAGGAGCCAAGATCGCTTTCCTCCATCCCAAGTCCACCTTCGGGGTTCTGGTCGAAATATCCCAGAGGGACTAG
- the meaB gene encoding methylmalonyl Co-A mutase-associated GTPase MeaB, with protein MATDYVKEILEGTHRYAARLITWLEDEDPRGHEVMERLYPHTGKAYVIGITGSPGAGKSTLTDKLTRVIRQEGLTVGIVAVDPSSPFTGGAILGDRVRMSELSEDSGVYIRSMATRGFLGGMAKATGDVVKVLDAFGQDIIIIETVGVGQDEVDVIGIADTTCLILVPGLGDAIQSMKAGIMEIADVFVVNKADRPGADQLAAEVCHRVEQDAHIKPTDWNPPVTRTVAVNDEGTTELWQSIQRHRQFLHESGKFIEKRRQHTCDETLRMIHNELFRIVRSQLETSGQLDHLVEDILDRKRDPYSIMRQIVNKWLSIPQKHKEAS; from the coding sequence ATGGCAACGGATTACGTCAAGGAAATCCTTGAAGGCACCCATCGGTACGCGGCACGACTGATCACTTGGCTGGAAGATGAAGACCCAAGGGGTCACGAAGTCATGGAACGGCTCTACCCTCATACGGGAAAAGCTTACGTTATAGGGATTACCGGTTCACCGGGTGCGGGAAAGAGCACTCTGACGGACAAGCTCACCCGCGTGATTCGCCAGGAGGGGCTCACTGTGGGGATTGTCGCTGTCGATCCGTCCAGTCCGTTCACCGGCGGAGCGATCCTCGGGGACCGCGTCCGGATGAGCGAGCTCAGCGAGGATTCGGGAGTGTATATCCGGAGCATGGCCACTCGAGGTTTCCTGGGCGGGATGGCAAAAGCGACCGGCGATGTGGTGAAGGTCCTTGACGCTTTCGGCCAGGACATCATCATCATTGAAACGGTTGGCGTGGGTCAGGACGAAGTGGATGTCATCGGCATTGCGGACACGACCTGTCTCATCCTGGTTCCGGGCCTGGGAGATGCCATTCAGAGCATGAAGGCGGGGATCATGGAGATTGCCGATGTCTTCGTGGTCAACAAGGCGGATCGGCCGGGAGCAGATCAGCTCGCGGCGGAGGTCTGCCATCGGGTGGAGCAGGACGCACACATCAAGCCGACGGATTGGAATCCTCCCGTCACCAGGACCGTTGCCGTCAATGACGAGGGAACCACCGAGCTTTGGCAGTCCATCCAACGTCACCGGCAGTTCTTGCACGAGAGCGGCAAGTTCATCGAGAAGCGCCGTCAGCACACCTGCGACGAGACCTTGCGGATGATCCACAACGAGCTCTTCCGCATCGTCAGGAGCCAGCTCGAAACCAGCGGACAGCTTGACCACCTCGTGGAAGACATCCTGGATCGCAAACGCGATCCGTACAGCATCATGCGGCAAATCGTCAACAAGTGGCTATCCATCCCACAAAAGCACAAGGAGGCGTCATGA
- a CDS encoding cobalamin B12-binding domain-containing protein gives MASKIKIIVAKPGLDGHDRGAKLLARIFAEAGMEVVYTGLRQTPEMIVNAALQEDADVVGLSSLSGVHNYFFPRVVQLMREKGLKDVLIVGGGIIPQEDYEPLKKAGVQGVFGPGTPTTEIVKFIQDNVRAKK, from the coding sequence ATGGCTAGTAAGATCAAAATAATCGTCGCAAAACCCGGTCTTGACGGGCACGACCGGGGTGCCAAACTGTTGGCGAGAATATTTGCCGAAGCTGGAATGGAAGTGGTCTACACCGGCCTGCGCCAGACCCCCGAAATGATCGTCAACGCCGCTCTGCAGGAAGATGCCGACGTGGTTGGTCTCAGCAGCCTTTCCGGTGTACACAACTACTTCTTCCCCAGGGTGGTGCAACTGATGAGGGAGAAGGGACTCAAGGACGTTCTGATCGTCGGCGGCGGAATCATTCCCCAGGAAGATTACGAACCGTTGAAGAAGGCCGGCGTCCAGGGCGTTTTCGGTCCCGGCACGCCGACGACTGAAATCGTGAAGTTCATTCAGGACAACGTTCGCGCCAAGAAGTAG
- a CDS encoding acyl-CoA mutase large subunit family protein, which yields MFDEKALQKIKAGKDKWEQGTVAKTLAKSPESKKEFTTISGAPVERLYTPADVAGIDYEKHIGFPGEFPFTRGVQPTMYRGRYWTMRQYAGFGSAKDTNARYRYLLQQGQTGLSVAFHLPTQAGYDSDHPLSMGEVGKVGVAIDSIEDLKVLFNGIPLDKVTTSMTINAAATVLLGMYLAIAEEQGVPYDKVGGTVQNDVLKEIICRGQYIYPPKPTMRLTVDLIEFAQKFVPRWNSISISGYHIRESGSTAAQEIAFTLADGIAYAQACMDRGIPVDAFAGRLSFFFNAFTNVLEEVAKFRAARRCWAKIMKERFGAKDPRSMMLRYHVQTGGVTLTAQQPLNNIVRVGLQTYATALGGAQSLHTNSYDEALCLPTQQAVTVALRTQQIVAEESGATDTIDPLAGCYYVEAMTDKIEAEVHEYIKKIDAIGGTLSAIEQGYIQKEIQNSSYRFQKEIENNERVYVGINKYTMEEPPPEGLLKVDMSVGEVEAAKLKKLRATRDQAKWKAALDKLKKVSQTDENVMPTVIEAVKAKATVGEICDVWREVFGEYRPKEFV from the coding sequence ATGTTTGACGAAAAAGCACTACAGAAAATCAAAGCTGGCAAGGACAAGTGGGAACAGGGAACTGTCGCCAAGACACTCGCCAAATCACCCGAGAGCAAGAAGGAATTCACCACCATCTCAGGCGCTCCCGTGGAACGGCTGTACACCCCTGCCGATGTCGCCGGGATCGACTACGAGAAGCACATCGGCTTCCCCGGCGAATTTCCCTTCACCCGCGGTGTCCAGCCGACCATGTATCGGGGCCGTTACTGGACCATGCGGCAGTACGCAGGGTTCGGCAGCGCCAAGGACACCAACGCCCGCTACCGTTACCTGCTGCAGCAGGGCCAGACGGGTCTGAGCGTTGCTTTCCATCTGCCCACCCAGGCCGGATACGACAGCGACCATCCCCTGTCCATGGGTGAAGTCGGAAAGGTGGGCGTGGCCATCGACTCGATCGAGGATTTGAAGGTGCTCTTCAACGGCATCCCCCTCGACAAGGTGACCACCTCCATGACCATCAATGCGGCCGCCACCGTGCTTCTCGGCATGTACCTGGCCATCGCCGAAGAGCAGGGAGTGCCTTACGACAAAGTGGGCGGAACCGTGCAGAACGACGTGCTCAAGGAAATCATCTGCCGCGGTCAGTACATTTATCCTCCCAAGCCCACCATGCGGTTGACCGTCGACCTGATCGAGTTCGCCCAGAAGTTCGTGCCCCGCTGGAACTCCATCAGCATCAGCGGCTACCACATCAGGGAATCCGGCTCGACGGCCGCCCAGGAGATCGCGTTCACCCTCGCGGACGGCATCGCCTACGCGCAGGCGTGCATGGATCGGGGCATTCCCGTCGATGCATTCGCAGGACGTTTGAGCTTCTTCTTCAACGCTTTCACCAACGTGCTCGAGGAAGTGGCGAAGTTCCGCGCGGCTCGCAGGTGCTGGGCGAAGATCATGAAGGAGCGTTTCGGTGCAAAGGATCCGCGCAGCATGATGTTGCGTTACCACGTGCAGACCGGCGGCGTGACGCTGACCGCTCAGCAGCCGCTCAACAACATCGTCCGTGTCGGCCTCCAGACCTATGCCACCGCCCTCGGCGGAGCACAGTCGCTGCACACCAACTCGTACGACGAAGCCCTGTGTCTGCCGACCCAGCAGGCCGTTACCGTGGCTCTGCGCACGCAGCAGATCGTCGCCGAGGAAAGCGGTGCCACCGACACCATCGATCCTTTGGCCGGGTGCTACTATGTCGAGGCAATGACGGACAAGATCGAGGCGGAAGTCCACGAGTACATCAAGAAGATCGACGCCATCGGCGGGACCCTGTCCGCCATCGAGCAAGGCTACATCCAGAAGGAAATCCAGAACAGCTCCTACCGCTTCCAGAAAGAAATCGAGAACAACGAGCGGGTATACGTGGGCATCAACAAGTACACCATGGAAGAACCGCCTCCCGAGGGTCTCTTGAAGGTGGATATGTCCGTTGGCGAAGTCGAAGCCGCCAAGCTCAAAAAACTCCGTGCCACCAGAGATCAGGCCAAGTGGAAAGCTGCGTTGGACAAGCTGAAGAAAGTCTCCCAGACAGACGAGAACGTCATGCCGACCGTCATCGAGGCGGTGAAGGCCAAGGCCACCGTCGGAGAAATCTGCGACGTATGGCGGGAAGTTTTCGGCGAGTATCGTCCAAAAGAATTCGTCTAA
- a CDS encoding molybdenum cofactor biosynthesis protein MoaE: MTDLNALVAKIKKETDPDKVGMIVCHNGVVRGTTRAGEKAEFLEIDADWNAWREIIAEMRQAPGISAVEAHLFTGRRQVGDDVMLVAVAGDIRENVFPVFETTVNRLKKEAVRKKEGLSPVR, encoded by the coding sequence ATGACCGACTTGAACGCGCTCGTCGCAAAGATCAAAAAGGAGACGGATCCTGACAAGGTGGGCATGATCGTCTGCCACAACGGCGTGGTGAGGGGTACCACCCGCGCCGGGGAAAAGGCCGAGTTCCTCGAAATCGATGCGGACTGGAATGCCTGGCGCGAGATAATCGCCGAAATGCGTCAGGCTCCCGGGATCTCTGCGGTTGAGGCTCACCTCTTCACCGGCCGCCGACAAGTGGGAGACGACGTGATGCTGGTGGCTGTGGCGGGGGACATCAGGGAGAACGTCTTTCCCGTGTTCGAGACAACGGTCAACCGACTGAAGAAGGAAGCCGTGCGGAAAAAGGAGGGGCTTTCTCCCGTGCGTTAA
- a CDS encoding malate dehydrogenase yields MAKKPVRVTVTGAAGQIGYALLFRVASGQMLGPDQPIILQMLELPIDKVQAALKGVMMELEDCAFPLLADMIGTGDPKVAFKDSDYALLVGARPRGPGMERKDLLLENAKIFIEQGKAMNAVASRDIRVIVVGNPANTNAWIAMKSAPDLPKGNFTAMLRLDHNRAKSQLATRTGKPVASVEKMIVWGNHSPTMYPDIRFCTVDGQPAVKLVNDEAWYRNEYIPKVGKRGAAIIEARGLSSAASAANAAIDHMHDWALGTNGKWVTMGLPSDGSYGIPEGTMYGVPVTCTPGKYERVKGLEIDAFSREKMDFTLKELTEEQAGVKEMVK; encoded by the coding sequence ATGGCGAAAAAGCCTGTTCGTGTCACTGTCACCGGAGCCGCCGGCCAGATCGGCTACGCTCTGTTGTTCCGCGTAGCCAGCGGCCAGATGCTGGGCCCCGACCAGCCGATTATCCTCCAGATGTTGGAACTGCCGATCGACAAAGTCCAGGCGGCGCTCAAAGGCGTCATGATGGAACTGGAAGACTGCGCATTCCCCCTGTTGGCGGACATGATCGGTACGGGCGATCCCAAGGTTGCCTTCAAGGATTCCGATTATGCGTTGCTGGTCGGCGCCAGGCCGCGTGGTCCCGGAATGGAGCGCAAGGATCTGCTGCTCGAGAACGCCAAGATCTTCATCGAGCAGGGCAAGGCGATGAATGCGGTGGCCTCCCGCGACATTCGGGTCATCGTGGTCGGAAACCCCGCCAACACCAATGCCTGGATCGCCATGAAGTCGGCCCCGGATCTGCCGAAGGGGAACTTCACCGCGATGCTGCGCCTGGACCATAACCGTGCGAAGTCGCAGCTTGCCACCAGAACCGGCAAGCCCGTGGCCAGCGTTGAAAAGATGATCGTGTGGGGCAACCATTCGCCCACCATGTATCCGGACATCCGGTTCTGCACCGTCGACGGTCAGCCCGCGGTCAAACTGGTGAATGACGAAGCCTGGTATCGCAATGAGTACATCCCGAAGGTCGGCAAGCGCGGCGCGGCGATCATCGAAGCCAGAGGCTTGTCCTCCGCGGCTTCGGCGGCCAACGCGGCCATCGACCATATGCACGACTGGGCGTTGGGCACCAATGGCAAGTGGGTCACCATGGGACTTCCGTCCGATGGTTCCTACGGCATTCCGGAAGGCACGATGTACGGCGTGCCGGTCACTTGCACCCCGGGCAAATATGAGCGGGTAAAGGGGCTGGAGATCGATGCCTTTTCGCGTGAGAAGATGGACTTCACGCTGAAGGAACTCACGGAAGAGCAGGCCGGCGTGAAGGAAATGGTCAAATAG
- a CDS encoding pyruvate carboxylase subunit B, producing the protein MENKHLHGTSLIAKLQDDPKVKVDNPIKIGDLTFRDGHQSLFATRGRTEDLLPIAEEMNKIGYWSMEVWGGATFDTMHRFLNEDPWERPRQLKKYLKDTPMMMLLRGQNLVGYRNYADDMAEAFVDRACINGIDIFRTFDAVNDFRNFETVIKPIKKHKKHFQGTICYSLTEPRMGGPVYNLDYYVKKAKQLENMGADTVCIKDMAGLIAPYDAYYLVKALKENVKVPIHLHSHFTSGMADLALLKAIEAGVDIVDTCLAPWAYRSSHPAIEPLVMTLRHTSRDTGFDLHQLAKCSTHFEKVSPKYRHLLDDRMATIDIGVLLHQTPGGMLSNLINQLRDMGASDKLDAVFKALPQVRKEMGQVPLVTPTSQIVGIQAVNNVLFDTPQERYKMISAQSKDLFYGLYGETPVPVDPEIQKKALKGYPRGETPTTARPADVLEPEMEKNWKDMEGLAKDIDDVLIYGMYPMTGKRFLNWKYGKEPVPKEVMPKTLEDCAKEADLVKKAKAGLLVEKPTKVAPEKGPGLRTFSVFVDEEFFEVGVEQIGGAPAITSITPMVAPVAAPAAAPAAAPKPAAAPAAAPKPAAAPVEGGTKLEAPMPGMVIRYEVKEGDSVKEGDVVMILEAMKMENSITAPAAGVIKQICCKDGQSVQKGDVLAVIG; encoded by the coding sequence ATGGAGAACAAACATCTGCACGGCACGTCATTGATCGCGAAGCTGCAGGACGATCCAAAAGTGAAAGTGGACAACCCGATCAAAATCGGAGACCTTACTTTCCGTGACGGACATCAATCGCTCTTCGCCACCCGCGGAAGAACGGAAGACCTTTTGCCGATCGCCGAGGAAATGAACAAAATCGGATACTGGTCGATGGAAGTCTGGGGCGGAGCGACTTTCGATACGATGCACCGTTTTCTCAATGAAGACCCCTGGGAAAGACCGCGCCAGTTGAAGAAGTATCTCAAGGACACCCCCATGATGATGCTGCTTCGCGGTCAGAATCTGGTCGGATACCGCAACTACGCCGACGACATGGCCGAAGCCTTCGTCGACCGCGCCTGCATCAACGGCATCGACATTTTCCGCACTTTCGACGCGGTCAACGACTTCCGGAATTTTGAAACCGTTATCAAGCCCATCAAGAAACACAAGAAGCACTTCCAGGGGACCATTTGCTACTCCCTGACCGAACCCCGCATGGGCGGCCCGGTGTACAACCTGGACTATTACGTCAAGAAAGCCAAGCAGTTGGAAAACATGGGCGCGGATACCGTCTGTATCAAGGACATGGCCGGTTTGATCGCCCCTTACGACGCCTACTACCTGGTCAAGGCCTTGAAAGAAAACGTCAAGGTCCCCATTCATCTCCACAGCCATTTCACCTCCGGCATGGCCGACCTGGCGCTGCTCAAGGCGATCGAAGCCGGTGTCGATATCGTCGATACCTGTCTTGCTCCGTGGGCGTATCGCAGCTCCCATCCGGCCATCGAGCCCCTGGTCATGACCCTCAGGCACACCAGCAGGGACACGGGTTTCGACCTCCATCAGCTTGCAAAGTGCAGTACGCACTTCGAGAAGGTGTCCCCGAAGTACCGCCATCTTCTCGATGACCGTATGGCCACGATCGACATCGGCGTTCTGCTGCATCAGACGCCGGGCGGCATGCTGTCCAACCTGATCAATCAGCTGCGCGACATGGGCGCCTCCGACAAGCTGGACGCCGTGTTCAAGGCACTGCCGCAGGTCCGCAAGGAAATGGGCCAGGTTCCCCTGGTGACCCCGACCAGCCAGATCGTCGGCATCCAGGCCGTGAACAACGTTCTTTTCGACACCCCGCAAGAGCGTTACAAGATGATCTCCGCGCAGAGCAAGGACCTGTTCTACGGTCTGTACGGCGAAACCCCGGTTCCCGTGGATCCGGAAATCCAGAAGAAGGCGCTCAAAGGCTATCCTCGCGGTGAAACCCCGACGACCGCCCGCCCCGCCGACGTGCTGGAACCGGAAATGGAAAAGAACTGGAAGGATATGGAAGGTCTTGCCAAGGACATCGACGACGTTCTGATCTACGGCATGTACCCCATGACCGGCAAGCGCTTCCTCAACTGGAAGTACGGCAAGGAGCCGGTGCCCAAGGAAGTCATGCCCAAGACCCTCGAGGATTGCGCAAAAGAGGCGGATCTGGTCAAGAAAGCCAAGGCCGGCCTCCTCGTCGAGAAGCCGACCAAGGTCGCTCCCGAAAAGGGACCCGGTCTGCGCACCTTCAGCGTGTTTGTGGATGAGGAGTTCTTCGAGGTCGGCGTCGAGCAGATCGGCGGCGCTCCCGCCATCACTTCCATCACCCCCATGGTTGCTCCTGTAGCGGCTCCCGCCGCAGCCCCCGCCGCAGCCCCCAAGCCTGCGGCAGCACCCGCTGCAGCTCCCAAGCCCGCGGCCGCTCCGGTCGAGGGTGGGACCAAGCTGGAAGCTCCCATGCCGGGCATGGTCATTCGCTACGAAGTGAAGGAAGGCGATTCGGTCAAAGAGGGCGACGTCGTGATGATCCTCGAGGCCATGAAGATGGAAAACTCCATCACGGCCCCCGCTGCCGGCGTCATCAAGCAGATTTGCTGCAAGGACGGCCAGAGCGTGCAGAAGGGTGACGTGCTGGCGGTCATCGGCTAG
- a CDS encoding Rho termination factor N-terminal domain-containing protein → MGKQKDKTTKEKPLDKMTAKELRELAMTLEGIVGVHAMNKNELIAAIREAKGIVDDKSKKSSVDVRGIKVKIRELKERREKAKEEGNRKLADAFRRRIGNLKKRSRRAA, encoded by the coding sequence TTGGGTAAGCAAAAGGATAAGACCACTAAGGAGAAACCTCTTGACAAAATGACCGCGAAGGAACTCCGGGAGCTCGCCATGACTCTCGAGGGAATCGTCGGCGTTCATGCGATGAACAAGAACGAGCTGATTGCCGCCATAAGGGAGGCGAAAGGCATCGTGGACGATAAATCCAAGAAGAGCTCCGTCGACGTTCGCGGCATCAAAGTGAAGATCAGGGAGCTCAAGGAGAGAAGGGAAAAAGCCAAGGAGGAGGGCAATCGCAAACTGGCCGACGCGTTTCGACGCAGGATCGGCAATCTCAAAAAGAGGAGCAGGCGAGCGGCCTGA
- a CDS encoding slipin family protein — protein sequence MPIGVYIVVVLAVLFLATAIRVLNEYERGVIFRLGRVIRAKGPGLIILIPMVDRMQKVSLRLVAADVPAQDVITRDNVSVKVSAVIYFRVVDPVKAVISAENYLYATSQLAQTTLRSVCGQGELDDLLAERDKINSHIQEILDRHTEPWGVKVSVVELKHIDLPQEMQRAMAKQAEAERERRAKIIGAEGEFQAASRLSEAAKIIQEHPVAIQLRYLQTLREISSENNSTTIFPIPIDLFRPFIRLAELYDRKQEKEQPIG from the coding sequence ATGCCCATCGGCGTGTACATTGTGGTTGTGCTGGCCGTGCTGTTTCTCGCAACTGCCATTCGCGTTTTGAACGAATACGAGAGGGGCGTGATTTTTCGGCTGGGCCGGGTGATACGGGCGAAGGGGCCGGGCCTGATCATACTCATTCCGATGGTCGACCGCATGCAGAAGGTCAGTTTGCGCCTCGTGGCCGCGGATGTGCCCGCTCAGGACGTCATCACGCGCGACAACGTTTCGGTCAAGGTCAGCGCGGTGATCTATTTCAGGGTTGTGGACCCGGTGAAGGCGGTCATTTCCGCGGAGAATTATCTTTACGCCACCAGTCAGCTGGCTCAGACAACGCTGCGAAGCGTCTGCGGCCAGGGAGAGCTGGACGATCTGCTTGCGGAAAGAGACAAGATCAATTCGCACATCCAGGAGATACTCGACCGTCATACCGAGCCATGGGGCGTGAAGGTGTCCGTTGTCGAGCTCAAGCATATCGACCTGCCCCAGGAGATGCAGCGGGCCATGGCGAAGCAGGCGGAAGCCGAGCGTGAACGCCGCGCCAAGATCATCGGGGCGGAAGGTGAATTCCAGGCGGCGTCCCGGCTGTCGGAAGCGGCGAAGATCATCCAGGAACATCCCGTGGCGATCCAGCTCCGGTACCTGCAGACCTTGAGGGAGATTTCGTCCGAAAACAATTCCACCACGATCTTCCCGATACCCATCGACCTTTTCAGGCCGTTCATACGCCTGGCCGAACTCTACGACAGGAAACAGGAAAAGGAGCAGCCAATTGGGTAA